A portion of the Pseudomonadota bacterium genome contains these proteins:
- a CDS encoding thioredoxin fold domain-containing protein — MRFFPIRFFQCLAVLVLVVFSGSSALAQTPSPAQGPDPAKVPALASVRQLTPDILWLGSWGGLDSWAATREGQTAVFYTTADGMGILTGPLFDGAGANITKQQVEAAQAGGYKLGMAFQEAPPPPPLPTAPGLSPSPVAPMVAARPHAPQPATGANMGETMYGELEKTHWFRLGQETGPVLYFAFDPRCPYCKEVFRKLKEGAAAEGRVQVRMVPVGLLSEESMINAASLLAAPDPAKTFEAFLSMGPNALQGLGNQESGQKLLENMQFVLRWGIDGVPWLSYRGKDGKIKILKGQPKDLDAVINDIAG; from the coding sequence ATGCGGTTTTTCCCCATACGGTTTTTCCAGTGTCTGGCAGTTCTGGTTCTGGTCGTGTTTTCAGGCAGCAGTGCGCTGGCCCAGACGCCGTCCCCGGCACAGGGGCCTGATCCCGCAAAGGTTCCCGCGCTGGCCTCGGTCCGCCAGCTGACGCCGGACATCCTGTGGCTGGGAAGCTGGGGCGGGCTGGACAGCTGGGCCGCCACCAGGGAAGGCCAGACGGCTGTTTTCTATACAACGGCCGACGGGATGGGCATCCTGACCGGCCCCCTGTTCGACGGCGCCGGAGCAAACATCACAAAACAGCAGGTCGAGGCTGCACAGGCCGGGGGCTACAAGCTGGGTATGGCCTTCCAGGAAGCCCCACCCCCGCCTCCTCTCCCCACCGCACCCGGACTTTCCCCGTCTCCCGTCGCGCCGATGGTTGCCGCCCGTCCCCATGCCCCGCAGCCGGCAACGGGAGCCAACATGGGCGAAACCATGTATGGCGAGCTGGAAAAAACCCACTGGTTCAGGTTGGGGCAGGAAACAGGGCCGGTTCTGTATTTTGCCTTTGATCCGCGCTGTCCGTACTGCAAGGAAGTTTTCCGCAAGCTGAAAGAAGGCGCGGCGGCGGAGGGCCGGGTCCAGGTGCGCATGGTTCCCGTCGGCCTGTTGTCCGAGGAAAGCATGATCAACGCCGCATCCCTTCTGGCGGCACCGGATCCTGCCAAAACCTTTGAGGCTTTCCTGTCCATGGGGCCCAACGCCCTGCAGGGCCTGGGCAACCAGGAATCGGGCCAGAAACTGCTGGAAAACATGCAGTTTGTCCTGCGATGGGGTATCGACGGAGTTCCGTGGCTGTCGTACCGCGGCAAGGACGGGAAAATCAAAATCCTTAAAGGCCAGCCCAAAGATCTGGACGCTGTCATCAACGATATTGCCGGATAG
- a CDS encoding ABC transporter permease subunit codes for MSVFNILVTYWPAFLKGLFVTLQLCAIIWTGGLVLGATLGMAGTRLPAAIGGPSRIISFILGATPLLVFLFWMHYSLQGMLGIVIDPFWTTSFILTVLNIFGVADIVRTALADFPRQYLVAAQVTGLTRRQTIFRIQLPLILRSTLPSLLLLQVAMLHATLFSSLISVEEIFRMAQRINSQIYKPVEIYTAMGVFFLALCLPVNGLAWILRQRYTRNISEH; via the coding sequence ATGAGCGTTTTTAATATCCTGGTGACATACTGGCCCGCCTTTCTGAAAGGCCTGTTCGTCACCCTGCAGCTGTGCGCCATCATCTGGACCGGCGGCCTGGTTCTGGGCGCAACACTGGGCATGGCCGGTACGCGGCTGCCCGCAGCAATCGGCGGTCCTTCGCGAATTATCTCCTTTATCCTGGGCGCCACACCCCTCCTGGTGTTCCTGTTCTGGATGCACTATTCGCTGCAGGGGATGCTGGGGATCGTGATCGATCCTTTCTGGACAACGTCCTTTATCCTGACCGTCCTGAACATCTTCGGCGTGGCCGATATTGTCCGCACGGCCCTGGCTGATTTTCCGCGCCAGTATCTTGTGGCCGCACAGGTCACGGGCCTGACGCGCCGCCAGACCATCTTCCGGATCCAGCTTCCCCTGATCCTGCGCAGTACCCTGCCGTCCCTGTTGCTGCTCCAGGTGGCCATGCTGCACGCCACCCTGTTCTCAAGCCTGATCTCGGTCGAGGAAATCTTCCGCATGGCCCAGCGGATCAATTCGCAGATCTACAAACCTGTAGAGATCTATACGGCCATGGGCGTGTTCTTCCTGGCCCTGTGCCTTCCGGTCAATGGCCTGGCCTGGATCCTGCGACAACGTTATACGAGGAATATCTCGGAGCACTGA